In the genome of Crassostrea angulata isolate pt1a10 chromosome 6, ASM2561291v2, whole genome shotgun sequence, the window GAGCATGTGGGGCGTGCATTCCGTGCTCAGTAATGTGCGTCAGATGTTGCAGTTGCAGCAGCTGCTGTATAGGTGAAAATCAGTGCACTTACAATTCACAAGAATACCGGCATAGAAATAAGCACAATTTGTCATAAGATCACAATGACTAAGATCATTTGTTGTGAAGATATGATGACTGTGCAGTTTTCCTTTTTTCAAACAAAGTATAATTACGATAGCATTAAATACTTATCCATATTTTATCATACTGATAAAAGACATTTATTCCCCAAAGATTTTTAACTTATCTAGGTGAAACTGTTAATAATTGTTGTTTAAAATGACCATTTATTGATCATATACATTCTGTTTATTGTGTAAGGTGAATATGAACAGAGTCCTACGGGGCCTGCAGCCTTTAGAGCCCTTCAGGTGCAGGAGATCGAATCTCACAACTCTTCTGTAAAAGAGAACAGTCAGCTTATcggtaaattaaaatatttagctTTCATcgatttaatataaaaatctcCCAAAATGTAGCTATCGTAATTAgcatttttaatattcattcaCAACATCCAGGAGGAAGTTCCCACTCTGGTAAGTCTGGGAAGGATGCAGGACGTATTTTGCCATGCTTTCCAAGGACTTCCGTGCCGGAAAAGCAAGGTACAATCAGGTGTATAATCTAACCAGAGAATGTTTGGAAATGGTatgcaatttgaaaaaaaaaaaatttacaaaagctTCCGTGAATAACAATACAGCTGTTGATTCAATTCCAACAATATTGATTTAGAGTCGGTATATATTGGTTCTAAGTTGaagtatttgaattatttaaaaacactCACACGTTCTAAACTGATTGCATTTCATTCATTTCATTCAAATAGttgttatatataaaatacataatattacatCGGTAATTATTTTAAACCAGATTTTGTTAATGATGTTAAGATTGTCAAAGAATGTATGAAAACTGTTTAATTGTCAAAGACTTGCAAAGTTTGGACAATATTTTGGTTAACgatgttaaaattgtaaaattcaattcaatattAAAGCAGTATTTTCTGTTGCAGTGGGCAAAGTAAGATTGAGACAGGCCACGGTTTGTCCTTTACAAACGTCAACAGCGGAACCGGACCAAGGAAACGGGGAACAGGGCGGCTCTGGAACAGAGCCCGGAACAGGAAGTACTGAAACCAACACAGAGAACCCAAAAATGGGCGTGTCTGCAGGCAACATCAACTTCGTCAATGATTGGGTAAAAATGTTAACTGGTGATGGATGCCATCTTAGAGAGCATCGATGAGACTTTGTACAGTATCCGTCACCTAAACATAGCTGATTTAAGTGACCAACATTTGTATTAAATTCTAATATATCGTCCTTGACCTTACATATAATAACAGTTATCATAAAGATTCAATGCCTTGTTGTATCTGTTATAAAAATCGTCCGTTTCTGTTTtgacttttatataaaaaaaaaattatatgttatCTATGTATcatttggaattttaaaaaaaaatatcttcctGGCTTTTGCATAGTTTCATCTAAACGTCATTGACATTTGTATGATTATCTATAAGCGTTCTTGACTTTCATGGATTTAATCTAACAGATATCATATTTTCTGGCTCCATCTATGTGACAAAttagattttataatttttttttaaatttatgtgataaaacataaatttcggATAATATTTGCGGTATCCAAATTTTTATCGTATTGCATATGCACATAATTTTATAGTTCTTTCCTTATCATTTATCTACTAGTATTAAGTACCACTCAGCTTGCCGATCAAATAGCTAGTTATAACCAATGaaaattatttagttttaattGTTAACCTCCGTCAACGAACGATATTCGAATCTGATTTAACAAGTTTCAGCCACTTTCGATACGTGTGTTAGTTTTGTTCGGTACAAATTCATTGAAGACCCGGCACAGGTGAATTAAACTCTGTCGATTGATTTACCGAAAGTATTTCCGTGGGAACATAGAACGTGCGAGTACTTATGGTGTACTTATATCACTTAGGAATGGCTCTTCCTCCATCagaattttataattcatttccGTATTTAATGCCAATCATTCATTCAAACTACAAccaaacttttcaaacaaattatttgtttttattttgaattaaagagCATAGACAAATTAGAtcattttttttagggggggggggtctatcaAAGAAACTTATCTCAGTaaatttaatatgattttaGCATGTCTTGagtgaaacttttaaaaaagaatcacTCCTACAAATATTTCAACTTCAAAGGAGTTATTTGTCTATTAATATTATCTAGGAAACAATATACGGAAAtcgaaatgttttgttttatcatcCCTTAAAATGGAgaatcaaacatttttattaggaaactttgaaatattttgttaattgttttttcctttcattttaaatttcacttcaatgcattctttaaatatcgtgattaaacatacatgtaatagcaaAGTCAAGCTATTTTACTAAGGTGCGCGTTGCCAAATGACGCAAACAAATTTAGTTTAATATTAGGCTATCGACACATCGTCTACATTTCTGACAACAGGTGGGTTTTCTCTTCATTCGTACATATACCGATCTACCTACGGGAACAAAtcatttgacattaaaattgGATTGTTCAAGTTCATATTGTCGCTCACAGCTAGTGTAGTGTTTTGTACTTTGTACAGAATGCACCTGTAAAAAGTGAGGCAGGTGTTAAAGCATTTGAAACGCAAGCACCTGGCGTTTTAAACTTTTTCCctttatatatacaaatattcttACAATAATTAGATTGTATCATAAGAATTATAAGGAAAATCATAATTCCTGTACAtgtgatttggaaaaaaaagaagaaaaatgcaactcaaaatacatgtacattatataaaattttattgcaTCATTGTTTTCGCCAGCGAAATACATGGTACAGTGATAAAATGTTATCATTACATGGTACATGCTTtatctatgttaaaatttaattgaaaatttaatcatCTTGCACCTTAAATAGTCAGCATACGTACAGATTAAAAACTGAACATAGCCATGCATTACTAGTATCTAATGATACCCACACATTCACCTCGAATATACAGAATGAAtacatttaataaacatttcgcAATCTTCATACTTAAATATATAGATTGTGACTGAAAATATGTctcaaatttcaataaaaatatgatgatcCAACGAGTAACCATGCTAAATAACTGTATAATCGTGACACTAACaattatatcttttatattAGAAAAGGAGAAGAGGGTTATAACTCAATCTAAATGTATTTAACAATTGCTAGCTCCTGCATTtacattcatatttattttcccTGATTTTGCCCCCGGAACTTGTAAGTGATTTTTCTTGGAAGCGGAAGAAGAAGGCGTCGTGGGTCGTGATCCGATGTCAAGGTCCTCATCCGTCTCAAAATCGTTAGACATGCGCGAAGGCGGCCCGGAAGCGACGTTTGTGTAGGCGTAAGATTGGTAAccttttttgtaatatttcttgGTTACAGGATAATTTCGTAATGTACTTGTGTAATGTTCCTTGGGTATGGGTTCGTTCAAAAATCGTTTCCATTTGTAGTGCCTGTAGACTAAGACTCCAATGATGACTCCGATCACAACAAGGGAACCGAGACCGAATGCCAGACCGTAAATGAGGGCAGAGTTGTCGTCAACGATCCCAAGTTCTTCCGCTACAAaataatcaatcaatcaatcaatcaattaagtttatcaatcaatcaatcaattaaaTTTACCAGCAAAAAACGCAGACAGAACaggatattttgaaaatgaagttttgctttatattagttttgttgatcaccaaataaagaaaattagaCTACTTTTGCTTTGACGTGATTGTAATGTAAATATGAAAACTatgatatgtaattttatataccTGTACAAGCAGTTTCATCTGATTCGTCCCCACATTGATTAAAACTGTCACATCGCAGAGATTTGTCAATGCACAATCCATTACTACAGCTGAAGTAATCAGTGGCACATGGCGCTATACGTACAGAAAAAACCAAGATGCATTACTATTaacttatcaaaaaaataattaaatataatcctcaaaaataaaaacaaagaggGGTGTTGTAGAGAGTTCAATGGGATAAATAatctaaaattgtcaaaataaacctttgcaaaaaaacaaacaaaaaacgaaCAAACAAAAACCAGACAAAACTCACTTATTAACTTAAATTTTCATACCTTATAGTCGTGTTACCAATACATCTCAGTTACATTGTATGTTACATCATTAAAAATCTACATCTTCgtgattttgaaaagaaaataattaatgtcTTACCATTTGTGAAGGCTGCAAAAATGATGTCGAAGCCCCTGTAGCGGGCGCTATCGTCGGTGACGAATTCTAAGGTCATTGACGTGGAGCTGGAACTGACGTTATGGGGACCAGACCTATCGCAGTAGGGCTGGGGGTTGATCTTTGGAGATCCAGTGGAGGCACCGTCGTAGAAATTGACGTAGTCCACGCATGCTCCGGTTCTTTGTTCTTCCAATTCAAATCTCCTACAGAGAGCGGTGAATGGTGAAAGCATTGCATTAAAATGGATTTCGATAAAGATCGGTTATTTTGCTATATTATTAGTGTATGCAATATTTTCCACAACatcccccctcccaaaaaattataagatATTAAATAGAAAtcgtttttgtttaaataagatGATCGCTAAAGTAAACAATTTCAACAAAAGCAAACacacattaaattaaaaacgaaaagaagaattaagtaatttttttagttACCTGGGTACGGCAAGCACTTGATGACCAGATGGCGCTGTGATCGTGATGTTGCAATTAACATTGTTGCTGTAGGTGAGAGCGGTACTAGATTGTACCCGCATGCTGGTGGTGAATGTAGATGATAGAGCGGAACTGCATGTCGATGGAAGATACACTTAACAATAGAAAAAGGGAGGATCAATAAACGTgttttaataaacaaatgaatatctTTAATGAATTGTTTAACTTAACATGTGGATTTGTCGAAGTATCTGACGTTTTCCTGGCCTTTTTAACGATTCTGTTATTTTACATGCcaagaaaacatgtaaaatatcaaaatcattttaaaaatgc includes:
- the LOC128190032 gene encoding neuropilin and tolloid-like protein 1, yielding MHGMRVMWCFVLGCTLLISYSKAALQAVYLPSTCSSALSSTFTTSMRVQSSTALTYSNNVNCNITITAPSGHQVLAVPRRFELEEQRTGACVDYVNFYDGASTGSPKINPQPYCDRSGPHNVSSSSTSMTLEFVTDDSARYRGFDIIFAAFTNAPCATDYFSCSNGLCIDKSLRCDSFNQCGDESDETACTAEELGIVDDNSALIYGLAFGLGSLVVIGVIIGVLVYRHYKWKRFLNEPIPKEHYTSTLRNYPVTKKYYKKGYQSYAYTNVASGPPSRMSNDFETDEDLDIGSRPTTPSSSASKKNHLQVPGAKSGKINMNVNAGASNC